The stretch of DNA CAGTACGCTCAATCAGAACGTACTACACGTGCCGTTGTTAGCGCATATTCCCGGTGTATCAAACCTTGAATTCCCGAAGCCACCGATTTCAGCAATTGATCTCTTCCCTACAATTCTAAACCTTGCGGATATTGATGTGGATTATCAGGGATATGGACAGGACCTGCTATCTCCATCAAAATTTGATGAAAACCGGTTGGTATTGTCGGAGTTGGATAGTCTTTACGGCATCGGGTTTCTCAGTAAAAACAACTTAGAGATGCCACACCATCGAGTGACATCTCGGACAACGGTTGACAACGTTGAGATTAACAAGTATTCGGAAGGGGTTCGGCTCTGGTCATTAACAGATGGTGCCCATCTCTACCGCGAAGATGAACAGACGGGTGAGTTTGTGTATCGACGTGTACTGAGTGGCGAAGATCTCACTTGTGAAGATCCAGATCGCTTTCGTGACGCTTACGACGACATCTTGATGAATTCCAATTATCAACACTTACAAGCGCAAGAATCCACGACTGAGGAGACGGAGATTCTGGAAGGCAAGTTGCGGAATTTGGGCTATGTTGAATGAATTGGCTGTCGGAGGTCGAGAGTCGTGATTCCCCGCTACAAGTGAAAATCAAAACGCCTATGGACTCCAAGCGTCCATGGGCGTTTTGCGTTAATGACTATCGGTTGTCAAATCTCTTTAATGTTGGTTAATGGGAAAGACACTTTCACTATCAGGCTTGAACGGGTTGTTGTTTACCAACGGAATGTTCCCTTTCTTCCGTTCAACGAGTGCCCAATCGCCTGTTCTCCAATGCTTTTCATAGGCGTAGATAACATCGGAATCTTCAAATTCCAGCCAGACACACTTTGCCTGCGGGTGAATCTCATCATCTACGGAGGCAACAGCATGCTCGTGGTTTGCAGACCAGATAAGGCACTTTTGCTTGAGTTCTTGTGCTTCTCCGTGCGGCAGTGTGAATAGATTCCTATATCTCATCACCTACCTCTACAGTTCGTGAATTGTTACCTCAAGCGTTTCCAAGTCTACAACAGCAACCGTCGCTTTTCCCGTCGTCCACCCACCTGTTTCCCCAGGATTTACCAAGAGTGATTCTCCCTTTTGGATGTCTACCTGATGGGTGTGTCCATAAACAACGATGTCATAATCGCCGCTTTTGGCAATCGGGATGGCGAATTCAGGGTAGTGCATCACGGCGATGTTCTTTTCACCGAGCGACGCGCTTGCGAGGTTAGGGTGCACCTCACCATCGATGGCTTCAAACCGTTTCGCAACAACGAGGCGTTCACCGTCGTTATTTCCGAATACACCGACAACACCACAATTTAAGTCCCCTAATGGGTCAATAGCAAACGGAGCAATAAAATCGCCAGCATGGACAACGAGGTCCACACCGATTTCGTTAAAAAGTGCGACAGCACGTTTGACGTTTGGGATATTGTCGTGGCTGTCGGACATAACACCAAGTTTCATATTTTTAAATTTCCTTTTTAATGGTTATCAGTTATCGGTTATCGGTTTTCAGAAGGAAGGGTTATCAATATTAGCAAGTGTTCTAAAGTGTGCGAAAGTTATGAAATTATCAACTTTACGGATTTCTCAACTTTACTCTCACTGCGAGGCAACTTTACGAGACTTTACTGGACTTTACGGACTTTTTTAACTGACCACCCATAACCATTTACATTACGGGTTTAAATATTGCAAACCTGTTTAGGCGACTACCGAGACAGGTATTCTGTGGATAACGTTGCCAAGGTAACCCTTAGGATTCCACGGTTGCGTAAAGGGCTGCGCAGTCCCTGTATCGTCGTACGCGCGTGCCCATATTTCATAATAGCCTCTGTTTGCAAAGGTAAGTTCGGTTTCCCAGTGATACCAAGCGTATCTGTTTGATGGCTGGATCAACTGGGTTTCTTGCCACTGCAGACCGAAATCTGTAGAGACCATAACGTTATCAATTTGGTTTTCACCTGCCCATGCGTGTCCTTGGACCTTTATAGGCGTGCCAGCACTGAATTCCAAAGGTGATTGGGGTTGCGTAATCAAGGATTTAACCTGCAAAGCAGTCGCAATACGCATGTCCTCGATCGGTGGTTTATCTCCGGGTGCTATCGGATAAGCCGGGACGCGATAGGAATAGCCACTCATTTTTTCGGAGTCATGAACCCTATCCCTTACCCAAATACGGTTAAGCCACTTCTGCATCGCACTACCGATCCATCCAGGCACAATTAATCTCGCTGGGAATCCGTGGGCTGCTGGTAACGCCTCTCCATTCATCTTCAAAGCGATGAGCGTGTGTTCATCCATCGCCTTCTCAATCGGAATTCCGCGTGAAAAGGGTTCACTGCCATCATTGGATATGTCTTCCCCGTAGTTTCCTGTATAGACAGCATTCGGCTTCACACCCGCGGCTTGCAAGACATCACGCAAGCGGACACCGGTCCATTCACTACAAGCGACCGCGCCGCGTTGCCACGGGGTCCCGTCAACCTTCGGTTCAAATAGGCTTCTCCCATTCCCCGCGCATTCCAATACGACTTCCATGGTGACTTGTGGGAAACGCGCTAAATCGTCCATTGACAGTGCCAGTTCTTTATGGACTTCACCGTCTATGACCAATTGCCATCCCCGGAGGTCTCTATTCACTGCTCGTTCTGGAATGCCGCTGTTATTACGGACAAAGTGCCGTTCTGTCGGTGTGACATCGTCGTTGAGAAGGTGGGGCGCAAACTCACCGTTAAAGGGGATTTCTGAGTGAACGAGCATGTCCGGCTTCGGAAGTCCTGCTGCGTGTGGATCTTCCAAGACAATGGGCATGAGTCCATTATCCAACAGACCTCGATCGACGGCTTCGCAACCGGCACCGAATATACCCAAACTCACGAGCAGTGCCGTTTTGCTTACCTTAGTAAGAAAGTCCCGCCTTGTTGGGTCAGGCACAGTTTCAAGTCCATCTGTAAAACTGGATTTATGTCCTGTTTTTTCCATGATTGGCGTTCTATTGAAAAAAGAGACGGGCTTTCCTCCTACCGCCAAAGCAGTGGGATTCCAGCCCGAAAGATAGGGCGAGGTAACATCGCCCTCCACAGTTAATCATCGTCGCGTTCGCTCAGCAACTCACCTCGTGCCAGACGTTCCGCGTTCTCAGTAGACCACAGAATATTTTTCATCAATTTCTGTGCCGTGATGTAACGTGTCGCTGCCAATAGATGCATCCGTTGTTCTTCAAAGTCGTCTGTCAAGTCGTAATGCCGGAAGGCGACTTCGAGAACTTGGAACATGTGGAGTTCCGCGTCTTCACGTAGCAGAATATGTGCGAGTGCTCGTTTCAAAGCGTCGATGTCGTGCCCTTCTTCGAGATACTGATTCACAAGAATTTCCGCCTCGTAGACTTTTTGGAAGTCGGCGAACTCTTGGAGTCGATCTAACATCTTGTCAGCAGAGTCGTAAGTTTCATCAGGTATCCGTTGCCCGGGTCTCGGAATACGGGCGGCGGGCATGTTCAACCAGCGCAAATATGCCAAAAAAACGACCCCGTGGAAAATGCCACGTAGAAGGTTAGCACTCGGTGCATACTGAAACGCATGATAGAGGGCGTGTGCATAAGAGTAAATGTTCGCAACATCGTGCCAATCTCCTTCGTTTTTCAGATGGAACCGGGCAGTGCGAACCGCCGAAGCATAAGTCATCGCACGACAGATGTCGGTTGGATTGACACCGGCGCGAAGTTTCTCTTCAACCACGGCGACAGTAGGTTCAAACTCGTCACCGAGCAGCGTCTGTGTAAACGCTGAAATATCAAGTTCTGCTTCGTTTGCCTGATTGTCCTCCCATATACTCTCGAGTCTCTCAAAGACGGGTTCTAAGACAGGAACAGCGTCAGCCCACCGCGAAGTTTCTTCATGCCGTGTTCGACTGACCAAATCAACGACAATCGGACGCAGTATCTCGTGTGATCCTTCCCAGTTGACGTAATCCAACGCTTCAAACATTTTATTTCCAAAATCGAGCGCGTGTCCGTCGCCAGTGAAGTAATAGTCTGTTGCTGCCGTGTATACGAAGTCTGCGAGGACCGATTTATCGTAGCCTCGGTCATTCAGCGTTAGCAAGATGCGCTCTGCTGCACCGCTGTGGCGTTTATCAATAAAATAACGGAACCAGCGCATCAGTGTTTCGAGGTCGTGTTCCTCGTTCATTCTCGGGAAGGGGGCGCGATAGGGCCGTGCACTTCCCGTTGTTCTACGGCTGATCTGACTTAATCCGTGTACAAGAAACAGGTTGTGGTCTTCTGGATCAACGTCGTCCCACAGGTTCGCTGCCAGTGTGAGGATAGCAACACCTGACGACCAGCCATCGCTACTTTTATGTGCACCGTAGTGGAGTCCTTGTTGGATAATCTCCGCAGGTGTCGCGCCAGCATCCCGCAGTGCTGTGACAGCCTTGGCGATAAAAAAGGTGCTGCGGTCCTTGAGACCACGTTCAAGTGCACGCTTGCCGTTTGCGATAACACGCTGTTTTGCTGCCTCTCGCTCACCTTTCCCTAACCCGACGTACAAATAACCATCCTCTCGGGCTTCAACGGGAAAGGCTTTCAAGTCATCGCCGAATGCCAGGAAACAGGCACCCGATTTGAGGTCAAATTCCCAATGGTGCCAATGGCAGATCAGTACACCATCTCGGATACTCCCTTTGGACATCGGATACCCCATGTGTGGGCAACGATTGTCAACAGCGTAAAATTTATCGCCGGACTTGAAAACAGCCAGATGCGTACCGTTGACATGAAAGGGTTTGCCTTCGAGTTCCTCAAAATCCTCTGCGGGGCACAGTTGATGATACTCAAGTTCGGTTTCTTCTATCGTAGGTAATGGTGGTGCTTCAACGTGAATGGAACCGATACCCGTTTCTTCAAGAGCAGAAGTTGGCGTTTGCACAGTCTTTTCCTCCTATTGAAGATTTTTCTTTCGCATTTTTGGATAGTAAACATTTCACACGTAGTTAATAAAAGTATATTCTACTTTCCAAAAAATGTAAAGAAAAAAGAATGGCTGCGGCAGGGTTATTTAGTTTTCGGTTTTTCGTCCAATTTTAGATACCCCAAGCCCCGGTGGGGTTTTGCTTGGGTGTTTCTGCGGATTTCTTCACGGTTTGCCACCGCACCATAAGTGTCAATTTAAGAAAGAACGGTCTCCATCCCAGGCACGAGAGGTGCTGTTTTCAAACGCGTCGGGTTTTAGACGTAAACCGTGTACACGTAAGAATCCTTCTTTAGTCCCGTAGGGACGGTATCTATGTAGAAATCGGAATCAAAGAAAGATAAAGCCCCGTAGGGGCGGCATTTGTAGGGACGTTCTATGAAATACAACGAAATATCTAAATTGACACTATGGTGCAGTTTCCTAACCGCACCGGGCATAGCCAAAAACAGTAGATCCTTTTAAGAGGAATCGTCAATCAGAATTGGTATTACTTCAATACCTCTGCAATTGGAATTATATCTTTATCAGGGATAGAGGTAAGTTTCATAAAATGGTAAAGGTCGTTTCCGAGGCCTTGGAGATTCATATTAGCGGGTATAGTGTTGGTTAAACCAGATCCGACTTCAGCATCAAAGTTTATATATTCTCTGTCATGCAAATCTTTGCATTCATACAAAACTGAGTAGAGTTCCTTTGAGAATCCTCCATAGTCTCGATAGTCTTCATTGCGTAAGCCAAAACGATCTTTCACTACGGCGAGTTTCAATATACAGAGCTGCCGATAGGTAAGTTCTTCAGCTACCTTTATCAATTGGTGCCCCATATCCGTGCTGATATTTGAATCAAATGCGATACTCGCTTTCAAATGTCCGATATACGGAATTTTCTTTTCCTGTGGTTCTCTCTGGCACTTCAACATTATGGCCTCTGCAATTTCTTCTGCATCCGATCTACCTGTTGGCTTCTCATCGAAAAACCCATCATTACGGAGATTTTCACCATTTTCTAAACGTTGGTGAATTTCAAATGTGGCAATTGCCAACACTTTACCGACTCGGTAATTTTCTTGTGGTGACAATTGTCGCTCCGAGAATTCCTGTCCAATGTTTTTCAATGCCATAGCAGCTACGGTACCACCAATACTGCCGAAAGTCGCTGTGATTGGATCGCCAGCAAGAAAACCCAATACTCCTCCAATACCGCTGCCGACTATCTCTGCATAGTTGTTGAAAAGTTGCGTTACATCATTATCTTTCTTCATCCTTAAACCCTAATTATTCCCCAAAATCCCCAATAGAGGCACACAACGTTGCGGCATTTTCATTGAATCTTATTTTTATTTCAAACAATTGTCAAACATAGCAACCTACTTTCATGGTTGTGCCCACGGAAGTATAGGTTCCCATGTTTTAGTGTGATATACCATGACTGGTGCTTTGTCATAGTCTAATTGTTCAAAGGCAAGATACAGCGCATAAATCAACGCACGGTGGCCTCCATCCTCAATATAGAATGAACCATTTATGCCTTGTTCCTTCTCCTGCTCCCGCAAGTCTCTAATCCATAAATGCCCCATTAACCGAGGATCAAATCGGGCACTAAGAACAAAATGACTTTTAAACCAATCATCTTCCTTAGATAATTCGTGGAAGATTTCGACTGGATTGTCCCCTTTATGTTTAATCTTTTTAACAATAGTTTCCAGAGTTTTGCCACACAAGGGATAACGAAGCGGGAAATACTTGTCCCAGTTTTCCTCTTCCGGTGCTACCATGAAAACTAAGTTATGAAATTGCTTAGAGCAAAGTTCTATCTTGTGGAATTCCATTTGTCTGATGTTTGCGTGAGTCTGCTTTAGTTTGTTAGGATTATTGACGAGTTCTTTTGCATCCTTTAATAAACAATCAAATGACATTTGTATTCTCCTATAGTTGATAAACCTGGACTAACTCTGTTACTTTACTAACCATTCCTCTTAAGTTTTTCCCATTCCTTTTCAAGATCGCACCGAGATTTCTTTCCGCCGTGGATGCTCGGTTCGGCACATAACAATTCGCGGAGGCGGTGTATCGCATTATGGGCATCTTCAGATGTGATGTCCAACACCTCAGTGAGCAAGCGTTGATCCAGCTCGTGGCGGACTGAATCATCCGCCGCCTCGTTAAAGGGCAACATCCGTTTATCTTTTTTATGTTTCAAAGCGTGGAAGATACGCTCGGCGTTTGCCAACGCTTCATCTGACAGACAGCGAACATCCAATGTCGGCATTTGGAGTAAGGCGGTCCTTGAACTTGCCCCTCTACCCGGTTGCTGTTTTCCACTATGTGCCCAGTGGAGTAGAAGCCCTAATGTTGAATTGCACCAGAGGGTCCATACATAATCGTAAATCGGTTTGTCAAATACGAGGGAGGGCAACGAACTTATACCAAGAACAGGTTTTTCTGTGAAGAGTGCTCCGAGAGAGTTTGCGTTGAATCTTAGCATCAAGTTGGTATGCACACGTCCACTACGTTCAAGTATCATCTGTGCTTTTTCGTGGCGATTAGGCCGTATAATGAGATGGCAATCGGGTTCAACAACCAGTGCGCGTTGTGCTGGTGCATTAACATGCCGTAAGCCTGGATAGAGATCGGTGTCCGTACAACTTTCTTCTATGTCAAACGCTCCTCGCTCCCCCTTCTCAAAAATGTCTCGATGACTGGCACTGATCTTCGCAATATCATTGACCAAGCAAATAGGAATTGCCAAAGGCGTTTTCTGTGTTGGCAACCACATCTCACCCCTTGCTAAGCGATACGCGGATTGGATGAGTGCCATCTCCTTTATCCGAACCGCTTCCCATGCTTTGTCTATCTGTAGCGGGCAGTTGAGGGCATGTCCAAGGGTATCGTCTCCGACTTTGAGCGGATTACCGCCGCTCGGTTCATCTTCTAATCGTCTTGCGTTCCCAAGCCGATGAACACTGTTCGCTACCTCAAGTGCTTCCAGGACACTTTGGGGACGGTGGTACACGGATACAAACGTTCCTCTACCGGTGTTATCGGTTTTCTTGCCCTTGGTTGCTACGACCATGCACTCTGTCATACTCGTATCTGCGGAGAAGGCGCAGCTTTCACCCTTGGCATCCGCAATCGTAATTACAACTACGTCGTGGTATTCAGTCGCCCACATATTCCGGACTTTCTGCCAGTCCGAACCCGCGAGGCAGGTGGTAGGCAGAATGATCCCGATTTTGCTCTTCCCATTCTCCCTCAGCATTTTGTCCGCAAGGTCAACAAAATCCGAAGCAAGACCGGCATTACCATCGCCAACTCGCCATTTTTTTCGTTTACGAGCTTGCCGCATCGCCCTTTCTTCTTCTTTGTCCCTGCTGCTACCCCTGAATACGGCTTTAGGTGTTCCACTGCTTGCATCGGAATCCGGTCTCGTAAACGGTGGATTTAGGACGACAACATCAAATTCGTTATGGCTGAACTCATGTTGTGTAATCACTTCTGTATCGTCTTCTCCACCAACTTGTTGGATTCCGATACTCATTATTGGAAGGGGAGGTGTTTTTTCAGGGGCATCGATAAGATCCAGCGCACCCAGAGCATAGCTGCGATCTTCTTGACTGCCGTACGGCATCGTGTGAATTCGTGTGTTACCGATTTTCAAGTCAGGATAAATGCTTGTCAGGAGAGAGGCGGTTAAGTGGCTTGCGTTCGGCATAACGTCGCATCCCACAAGATTTTCCTCTATCATCTGCGTGTGAATGCGACTTCCTTTGCCACCGGCGTGTTCGTGCAGTTCAAGAATACGTTGGTATGCGCCGTTGAGGAGTGAACCTGTTCCGCATGCGAAATCTGCCACCTTCAATTCGCTCACATTCTCCTGCGTTTTGGGGAGGACTAACGCTGATAGCAAGGCAACAGATTCGAGGCGAGTGTAGTTCGCTTTGACATATTTTCTGTCAACGATAAGACGTTGGAAGACGGTTCCAGCGAGTTCATGTATTTGTGTGAGTCTCTGGTCAACCAACTCCTTCGCTGT from Candidatus Poribacteria bacterium encodes:
- a CDS encoding metallophosphoesterase, encoding MKLGVMSDSHDNIPNVKRAVALFNEIGVDLVVHAGDFIAPFAIDPLGDLNCGVVGVFGNNDGERLVVAKRFEAIDGEVHPNLASASLGEKNIAVMHYPEFAIPIAKSGDYDIVVYGHTHQVDIQKGESLLVNPGETGGWTTGKATVAVVDLETLEVTIHEL
- a CDS encoding sulfite oxidase — encoded protein: MEKTGHKSSFTDGLETVPDPTRRDFLTKVSKTALLVSLGIFGAGCEAVDRGLLDNGLMPIVLEDPHAAGLPKPDMLVHSEIPFNGEFAPHLLNDDVTPTERHFVRNNSGIPERAVNRDLRGWQLVIDGEVHKELALSMDDLARFPQVTMEVVLECAGNGRSLFEPKVDGTPWQRGAVACSEWTGVRLRDVLQAAGVKPNAVYTGNYGEDISNDGSEPFSRGIPIEKAMDEHTLIALKMNGEALPAAHGFPARLIVPGWIGSAMQKWLNRIWVRDRVHDSEKMSGYSYRVPAYPIAPGDKPPIEDMRIATALQVKSLITQPQSPLEFSAGTPIKVQGHAWAGENQIDNVMVSTDFGLQWQETQLIQPSNRYAWYHWETELTFANRGYYEIWARAYDDTGTAQPFTQPWNPKGYLGNVIHRIPVSVVA
- a CDS encoding Rieske (2Fe-2S) protein; this translates as MQTPTSALEETGIGSIHVEAPPLPTIEETELEYHQLCPAEDFEELEGKPFHVNGTHLAVFKSGDKFYAVDNRCPHMGYPMSKGSIRDGVLICHWHHWEFDLKSGACFLAFGDDLKAFPVEAREDGYLYVGLGKGEREAAKQRVIANGKRALERGLKDRSTFFIAKAVTALRDAGATPAEIIQQGLHYGAHKSSDGWSSGVAILTLAANLWDDVDPEDHNLFLVHGLSQISRRTTGSARPYRAPFPRMNEEHDLETLMRWFRYFIDKRHSGAAERILLTLNDRGYDKSVLADFVYTAATDYYFTGDGHALDFGNKMFEALDYVNWEGSHEILRPIVVDLVSRTRHEETSRWADAVPVLEPVFERLESIWEDNQANEAELDISAFTQTLLGDEFEPTVAVVEEKLRAGVNPTDICRAMTYASAVRTARFHLKNEGDWHDVANIYSYAHALYHAFQYAPSANLLRGIFHGVVFLAYLRWLNMPAARIPRPGQRIPDETYDSADKMLDRLQEFADFQKVYEAEILVNQYLEEGHDIDALKRALAHILLREDAELHMFQVLEVAFRHYDLTDDFEEQRMHLLAATRYITAQKLMKNILWSTENAERLARGELLSERDDD